From the Chelonoidis abingdonii isolate Lonesome George chromosome 4, CheloAbing_2.0, whole genome shotgun sequence genome, the window ATTTCACATGAACAGAAATCAGGGTTTGAAATAACCTGCATCCCTTCCCAACTGGTAGTGAGTTTTGGTAGTAATTAAAACGCAATTTATGGATCTGCTGTGTTGTCACAGTAGAAGTATGCGGTCAGTAAGTATCTCAATCCTATAGTAGGCGAGAAAATCCTCAGTTTTTGTTTctagtcagaaaaaaaaattatctccTCAACCCCACTTTGGCTTCTTTCCacagagaaaacacacaaaaagtcCCACTCAGCACTGAATCTGAAAGGTCTGAATCTCTGAGCTAGGTCCTGTGGTTTCTTTTATCTCTTGTCTGCAAGTTGTAATTTTCTCCTGTTTCATTCCTATTTCCACCAAAATTCATCTTCATAATCACACCAGCAGAGAGTTTTATGAGTGGATCAGGGTTTGGCTGCATGCATTTTAGATCCAACAAACAGCTCTAACCGCTTCATTTGTTTTATTGAATGAAACTGCAATTAACATATGTCCCAGCTGCTACAGACCAATGAAACTGTCACTAATTCAGTCCCTATTTCAAACCCTGGTAGAAACACAGCATTAGAGATGAGGTGATGGGGAAGTTCATGCAGTGCTCACATAAACACAATTAGAGAGATCACCACTACCTGGAGGGTCTGGACTTGCTGGCCTGAGGCGGTTGCCACCTGGGCCTCTGTCTGCAACTGGACAGCAGTGACACCACCCTGCTgctgggaacaggaacaggaatAGCTTGAAACTTAACAACAAGGAAATGCAGAGCTCAAGGTAAGAGAACCTTACTGATAGGACAGGGAGAACTTCAGTTCTCCTATCACTTGTTCTTGGAACAAAGGAATGCAGAACATGCTCACATTATCTTAGGAAAGGAATATCAGCAAACCTGACGTAGGCTCACCGGCAGGAGTcagcaacaaacaaaacaacGCAGACAAcactgtcaaggtatttttcagAATTTGAAGTTCCTATTGTTCTTTAAATTATCCCATGTTTGTTTAAGTGTTTTTCCTTTAATTGCGCATATTTGTTATTACAGAGGTGCGGTTGCTCTGTCAGACCCCGACTGTCAAATAAATGGCTCCGAAGTCCTTTATCCAACAGAAAAGGTACAGCATGGACAGCAGCAAAGTAAGTTTTACATATCCAGCCCATATGCTTGAGGGGCAATCTGAAGAGAATAGGATGAGTCATTAGAGATTAAACTCTCTCTAACCTCTTAGGAGAGATGCCCAAAAATAATCAGTGCCAGTTGCAGTAGTGGTTTGTGAGACATGGACATCCATCCACAGAGAATTAGAGTAAGATTGGACCATTCACATGTTGTTAAAAACAGCATTCAAGGATTCCTTTTCAAAACAACCACCACATATGCAGTACTACATTAACTCTGAAAACCAATACAAGAAATTAAAACTAGGACAAGGTTTGGTCTTACTGCCTTTTGCAGAGTTCCTTTAAAGTGTTACAGGATTACAAAATGTCAATCTACCAATCAAAAGTGTCTGATTTTAGCCATCTATCAGCATCAGACTCATGGTTCTCCATTTTccacaatttattttctttataacttAGAGATGGTCTCTGTAAGGGCCACATGctgttcccactgaagacaaagtTAATTTCCACAGTGGAAGTAGGGCCCAGCCTGATGTGTCTGGTATTTACACTGCTTGACAACCAGCAACAAAGtgctattttaaattaaagtctGATTCATATTGTCTCACTCACGTGCATAGCAGAAACAAACTAAAGAGCTCACTTCCACTGtcccaaacaaaaccaaataagGCTTGAAGAACACAGCTAATCCACATAACCAGCTTGAAAATGTATCACAATATGAGGCTAGGtaaagataatattttaaaagcacgTCTAACACTTTCATAAAAGCAACTCTACATGCCTGAACATTATTGTACCCAAGCCAGAAGTTTGTCTGAATCATTCCTCCAAAAACTAACAGTCCAGCAAATGACAGACTGATCAGTAGAACGCAAAAGGCCTTTGTTGCAATTACTTTGTTATTGCATTCACCCTGAtctttcagtgggagcagaaaaaGTGATTCACATGAACAAGATTGTTAAAGGAAAGCTGGAGAAATTCTCAAAATTTGCTTGAGACCATCTTGTTTCAACCCTCGAAGATAAACAACTGCTTGTGAACATTAAGTGctgaaatttacattttgtttcatttaggATCTTCattaaatttttattatttttgtttgtgtcaGAATTAAAGGGTAAAGTCCCTAATCTAATTCAACTTTGCACTGTATGTATCAGTTGtttccattattttatttaatatagatTAGAAATGCTAATATTCAAGCATACTCCAATGACAGAATGAAACTGCTGATCAAGGGATAAGACAGTCAACCAGCCATGCATCCAGTCAAGCTCACGTAGCATCTTGATGGCCTGGTCGAACCGCAGAAAGCATGATATGCCTTGTGAGCAAAGAGCAGGACCTCTAGCTCACCCTTTAAGATAATTTTTCCATACCTGCTGCTGAATCTGTCCAGCCTGCACAACAATCTGTTCTGTGGAACTGTTGCTGTTTGCAGTGTACTGCTCCATAGTGTCTCAGTTCCAATCTTATGCCCAATGCACCTCAGTCTGGATATCTGAGAAGACAATAAAAAATTCATCATTACTGCTTCAATGGCTCAAGATCAGGATCAATTTACAGAAGCTAGAAAACAAGCCATCTAATGACATTTAGATGACATGCCTTAACAGTCAGAACACCATTGTTTCAAGTAAAGGACCTACTCTGTGTTATTTTCATTTGTAGTAAGAGACCACATATTTTAATGTGAAAATTAAGTATTTTCCTAAAACTCATGTGTAAAAAGAGGCAGCATCGTCCAACAGCGTGGGCACCAGATTGGGATTCAGAacagggttctattcccagttctgctgccGATCTTGGGCAAATTATTCCACCcctcctgtgcctctgtttcctctaccaccatttgtctgtcttgtcaatttagattgtaaactcttggcCAGGGACTGTATCTTACTATGTGTATAGATAGCACTTCATGCTGGGGACTTGATCTCAGCTGGGTCCTCAAtgcactaccacaatacacactaattataaattaataaataaaacactgCAGTGCTGAAAAGTTCACTGTAAACATCGCCTGAACACCAAGCTACATCTCAAGAATTTCACAGATTTTCAGTTAGACACTGATATAACAAGAGGGACTGAAAAACCCTGTGCTCTTAGGAATGAAGTTTCCCCAtttcttttcctgcttctctTTTAACTTGAAAACAGATGGCTTCTCCCATCTCTCCTTTTCCTGATCCCTCACTCCAATGCACAGGGGAGAAAAGGCTGAAGTAAAACCATTCATTCCACAGCTCTCTTTATTCTCATCTCTATTTCTTCCTTTCCTAGTTGATTAGCAAAGGAGGAATTCTGATCTTCGCTTGTAATGAAGCATTTGTTTTACTCTACCATTGAACAAGTCACTGCTATCCAGGTTCAAAGCCCGCCTAAATTTTtcatcaactttaaaaaaaaaaaataaaggaattagATTTGATATCTGCACAGGATTTAGTCACACCGCCACTGACCTCAACTGGTTGTGTAACgtaaaagacaaggtgggtgacgtaatatcttttattggaccaacatcgattggtgagagagagaagcttttgagctacaccgAGCTCGTCTTTAGGCCTGGAAACTTGTTAgatcccagatctgaagaaggaGCTCTAtttaagctcaaaaacttgtctctttcaccaaacagaagttggtccaataaaacatattaactcacccaccttgtctcactaatatcctaggacagacatggctacaacatGTGTAATGTGAGTCAGTTAACACTGCACCAACGACTTAAAATGCTGTGATTCCTGGCATTTATGTTTACCTTTGCAACCAAATACGCATTAATTGTTTTGCATTGATCATAAAGACCACTGCAAAAAGGCTTTTCATTGATTTACTCGTCTTTCAAAATAGATTGATTACTTCAAAAGATTGTTAGCTCAGTCAAATGAATATAATCAACATGCgtcaacaaaaaaaacaatgcGCAGTATGCAGCAGACAGACTACATGACCTAAATGTGGTAACGATTTGCTTATTGCCTCTACCAAAAGCTTGGTTTGGAATTAAGAAATACAACTAGCCCTTCTGACCAGAGCAAAAATCTGAGTCATAGCACAGAAAGATACAACATTGTGCTGCAACTGTAACTTTATCTGTCCATGGGCCATTtacagacaaagtgggtgaggtaatatcttttatgtgGCCAACTCTTGCTAGTGAAatagacaagctttcaagatacCCAGATCTTCGAGTCAATAGTGTTTTTCATGGCCCAGCACAATAAGAGTGAATTTGGGCACTGATTTCAAAACTAAACATAAACATGGCTGTATTTTAGAAAGCCCAGCAGATAGATATGTTCCCCTTTTAAAGGGTTCAGCTTAATCAGATGACCTCAAGCCATGTGTTTTTCTGATCTCATGAACTAAACAGGGCTAGGCTTAATCAGTATCTTGGATAGGGAACTAAGAAAAATCCAGGACAttgcaggaagtggtggtggcAACATGACCAGTGGCACTGTGATGTTAAAGTCCGTTTAAATCTGTCTTCTGCTTAAAATGTAATGCTGAAATCCTGGTTATATGGCCACGAAAAAATCCCATCCCATTTTGCAAGAGTATAATCATTAATACTGATAAAATTAATTCTAGTTGTTAGTTACATTCTAGTAGTTACATTCTGCCTACCAAAAATTCTCCCTCTATTTTCAACTTCatacagtattcttcacttcTGTACTGAATGCTTGTACTGTATCACATGAAACAGCTCCCACCTTACACCCTTTGATTTCCTCTACTCTACAAACAACCTTTAAGCAGAGACCTATTAGTCATGAATACTCTCTAAGACCCAAATGCGAGGCCCCTTCCTCCACACCTGAAGTTGTGGGAAATTTCTTCTCAATTCAGCTTTTTGGGGGGTCAGAATAAGAGAAGAGAATGAGATTTTAGCCACGCAGGATCATGACTCCATCAATGGCGAGGACAGAAGGTCTActgaggaggagaagcagcagagggaaaaagactacttatttttgttttttaaatacagtttatttGTCCATAGACAATCATTTAACATTTTGTTGCCTCATAAGAAGGCACAGAGAGAATTTTCTCAaaccagaatttttaaaaaataatgattcTGTATTATGCTGCATGCCCCTCCTTCAAACTGCTGGTCTGACTGGTCACAAATCCTGTATAACTTGAAACTAAGGTACTTTCTGCACTGTAAATAGTTGGTTGGTATAACTATACCAGCAGACCCTCCCAGCATAGATGCAGTTTATGCTGGCAAAAGCATGCTTTTGATGGTATAGTTTATATGCCATTTCTCtgagtgaaataagctatactagCAAAAAAACTTTTTGCCAATATAATGCTAGGATGTTTGCCCATATAaaaatattggttaaaaaaaaccccaaccacaCCTAAGCGATATTACCataccagcaaaagtttctagCATCAACATGGTTTAAGTATAAAAATGAAAGCAGTTATACCCCATCCTGTACTTCAGTAAGAACATACATGACTAATCACATCCAGTCTCCCCAAAGTGCATCAGTGAAAGTCAAAAGAAAGAATTCAGCGAAAAATAACAGCTCAGGAGAGTCATCTTGAGTTACCAAGCAGATACGGAGGCCAGTTTTCATTATTAACCTCATACGGAACCTGCAAGTCCGTGTACGCATCTAGAGATTTTCAGCCCAGTTGAGCTGGACTAGAATGAGCGTTTGATTGTGGTGAGCTGCCGACAGCAGGACTTTCTTAGCTCACAGAGCGCTCAGCGCCGATATGGGGAAGGAAATGGCAGGCAGCCCCtctgcagggaagggagagaCAAACTCCTAACTGCTCACCAGAGCCTTTTTAGTTGCACAGCTGCTCTCCGCGAGGAACGGGGCATGTGGGCAGGGCTGCTCTGTAGGGTCGGGgatggggtgcagacaggctccTAATCCCTGGGGGAGGCGGGATGCACACAGGGTCGTGCCCCTCATACTGGCCACAACTGCACGGGGGGTGGACCTGACCGCTCCCCCCGCCCAGGAGCGGGCTGCAGCCTGCTCAGTAGCTCTCCCCCGCGGGGGCACACGCCACTGGTCTCCGCTCCGCGAAGGGGGAGGATGGGTGGCCCGGGCCCTCGCACACCGCGAGGCCCATGTGCCAGGGAAGCCGGCGTGGCCCGTGCAGTGGCGGCTCCCTTCTCGCTGCACAGAGCTCCCCGAGGCAGAGTCCCCACCCGGCGGAACAGCGCGGAGCGGGCtcgcctccctctcccctcagggCAGACCCCCTCCAGCCCGGGCGGcgaccccaggccctgctgcgcCTCTGCTGCCCCCCCCGTCCCGGGCCCTCCGCACGCGGCGCGCCAGTCCCAGGCCCAGCAGCCGAGCCCCGTCCCTCCACTCCCCCAGTGCCCGGCCAGCCGGCCCTGCGAGCGGCCTCCTGACTGGTCACTCGGCCCCGCCAATCCCGGCGCTAGGGCCGGCGCTCGGGGGCTCCATATTGGCTGCTCGCACTCACCGTGCCTCGCTCCCCCGGTTCGGGTCCCGCTCTGATTGGCTCCGCCACCGGCCCCCGAAACCCAATCAGCGCCTCCACTCAGCCGCCGCGCAAAATGGCGCCCAACCCTGAACAAAGAGAGGACAGAACTCAGGGCGCATGCGCCGAATAGTTCCGCCCACCGCATCTCTGCAGGACACGCCCACCCGGCCCGACATCGCCGAAGCTTTTACGCAAGCGCTAAAAATacgctctccccacccccagccgagGCCGCCAATAATACGCATGCGCTGACAGACGTTTCTCTAGGTCTTCTGCGCATGAGTTTATTGACAGGTAAGTCTTGATTTGCTTTCCACCGCCGAATGTTCTGGGCTGTTACCATAGAGAGGGTGCTCCGCCACTCAGCCTAGATAGGTAAATGGATGGAGGTTGCCATCTTTGATGTCCTACTAGACTGTACCAATGGAGGTGGGGCTGTTTAGGAACGGGGTTTACTCACGTTGTGGCCTATCGTTTGGACTCAACTGGCAGAGGCGTGTCACGTGCGCGGGGCGGCCTGTGCTGGTGGGGTCCCTCGAGGGTGCGGGGGCCGCGTATAGGGGGTCTGTGGTGGGGCCAGCGCGGGAGGTAGGGATTGTCCCTGGTAGCCCGTCGAGGGCTCCCTCCCccgagggaggtggggggagggctgtCGAGGGCCGGCCGCGTGggctccccccacactccctcctgcagtGGCTCCTGTAGGCAGGCTCCCTTGGTTTTTGTCTGCCCTGCGGTGAGCCTTGAGCATGGTAGTTGTGTACGactctctgccctgcaccccagtgCCACCAGCCTGGGGTCCTTGTACCTTGAGCCTGCTTGACGCAGACTGATTTTTGTGGGGGCGTTCTTCCCTCGGAAATACCTGCTTGCTCCTGCCTAGTGGTACATCCGCTGGGGGAAGTTTGCTTCTTACAGTCCAGGTCTCCCATGTGTCATCCAGCCTAGTTCTGTGTGCTTAGTATCGTTTATCTTGCAAGGCTTAATAatcatgtttcttttctttaacctTGCAGCAGAAGAAATCCTGGAAACAGCCTCACGTTACCATGGCCAGCCCCCCCTCCAGGGATCAGGCAGACAGAGTATGTAGAAAATTAACTGTTTAATGCAGGTTCCTGCTATTAAATACCCCAGTTTTTATCCTAACTCAGGAAGTGACATTTTTCTCTTAATAAAGTTTTCCAATTGGCATATGCTCTAGAGTTGTGTTATAAGAATATTTGGTTCTGGGGCATGGCTGTTTTTGGGAAGGGGTAGTCTGACTACATCAACGGTCAACAGCTGGTAGGTCCCGATCGAATGGTCGATCGTATAGCATCTGATAGTCCATCACAATCtctggctgctaaaagtctggtggcgcagcagggctaaggcaggcttcctgcctgtcccgGTCCTGTGCCGCTCTCGGAAGCCCCCAGCACTCCTCTGTGGCCTGGGCGGGAGTAGGAGGGATGGAAGGAGAGGAGTCTCTGTGCACTActcctgtctgcaggcaccacccctgcagctcccattggcaggaaaCAGGGAACTCCCctgaggctcaggcttcggttccCCCTCCTAGGGTCGTGTAGTACAGACAAGTCTCATCTTATGTGGGGGTTCTGTTCCGCGGTTAGCTCGTAAAGCGAAAACCATGTATAGTGAAACACTCAGTGAGTTGAATGGCAGGCAGAATCGCCCATGctacagatgcagtttttatattgttatttttctttttttcccctgtttttgcTGACTGTGCAAAGCTGAATTCACGCATGTTAAATGCCCCTAAGAAGCGACCTGCCTGTAATTTTTGTTATCAAAAGGGGGACACTGTGCActgaaatttgagaaccactgtgtatGTCAACCCAAAGCACAGTTTAGCCCAGTGCTGTTTACTTGAATAAATTATTGCCCCGTTCAATACGTTTGCACTAATTTAACCATACCAATccaattttctttaatttaaactgGTTTTTCATAAAATGAACTGATCACAAATCATGTAGGTTTTGCAAATGACCTATAGGAAAGGCTGTGCAGCACTTAGCTAATCTTCATTCGTTCATTTGTAAACAGTgtctcagtccagtcccctgtccacTGTACCATCCTGCCTTGGTTAactctctaatttttttttcttccttatgtGATTCTGCACAGTGAAGGTGGACCAAAGTTGATTTCTCTCATTTAGCTCCTATTTGTTCTTTTTCAGATCAGGTACATAAAAGGGGACCTTTTTACCTGCCCCAGAACGGACTCGTTGGCTCACTGCATCAGTGAGGACTGTCGCATGGGCGCTGGGATAGCTGtcctatttaagaaaaagtttGGTGGCATACAGGAGCTGTTGGATCAGCGTGAGTGatgtctgtggggaggggaggctacTATAGTCCATGTGCAAGCCTGAGCCTCTAGCAGTAGTTGATGTTTACCTAAAGTATTTATATAACACCAGTCACAGTAGTATCTAGGCACTGATTCTAGGACTGACCATACTGGATCTGTATAAATTTGCTGTGAACTATTTGGGGCAGAGACATGATCcacttctgcatttgtacagtacctagcacagcaAGCCCCTAAGTCTGACCATGGTTTCTGGGGGCTGCCatagtataaataataatgagacCTACAACGTTTATGCTCCCTAGTTTGTTTACAGGGAGAATTTTTGTTACTTAATTTCCAGTTAAAGAGGAAACCAGAGAGAAAAGCCAGCTGCCCATGTATGTTGGTATTTAAATTTGACCTGTTTCCATCTCACTAATTAATGGGATTCCAGTGGGATAGAGTTCAAAACTCACTGATATGAATAAGTTATTGTAGAACCTCAGAGATACGTATGCCAGAGTTAGGAACTGCCCAGTCAACCCCACaccctcatttggaactggaagtatgcaatcaggcagtaACGGAGACGGAGTGGGAAAGGgcaagtacagtactgtgttaaacgtaaactactgaaaaatagagggaaagcagcatttttccttcTGCTTAGTAAAGTTTAAAAGTTGttttaagtcagtgttcagttgtaaatttttgaaagcacACCCgcaacattttgttcagagttacaaacatttcagaattgtGAACACCTCGCTTCCTGAGGGGTTCGTAACTCGGAGGTTCTACTATAGTTCACACATCTGCTGCAGCCCTGGTTTAGCAGTAGTCAGTTAACTGCAAGACTGGGTTAGCCCAGCTGCAACACATTCGAAAAAGCAACAGGAGGGCAGCAGCAACAGAAAAAGCTAAAAACTGAGggcatgtctagactacgcgccgtatcagcgcgttaaaatcgattgcttgggaatcgatatatcgcgtctgatctagaagggatatatcgatccctgagcgcgcttatatcgattccggaactcctccaaccccaacagagttctggaatcgacatggcgagtcgcagacatcgatcccgcgcggtgaagacgggtgaataaatcgattttagatattcgacttcagctatgctattctcgtagctgaaattgcgtatctaaaatcgattttaccgcgtagtgtagacctggcctgagggcTTATCCACACTATGGTGCTGCAGCTGCAACTGTAGCACCGTAACCTAGATACTTCCTACAGCGATGGAAGGGGGATTTCTGTCACTATACCTAATCTGCCTCTCCAAGAGGTAGACCGAAGATGCTGAGCATTAGGTCAATCTAATTATGGTGCTCAAAGATGTTTTTCCCACACTGAATGACAATGTCTCTGatcttttaattatttgtaaaaataGTTTTGGTTTAGAAAATTCTTTATAATATCTGTTAATTCATTTCTAATCTATTCAGCAGGGTTTGGGAGAATCAGCAGTGAATTGTAGAATTTTAAACACAATTAATGTCGATGCTgtgtttcacttttgttttagagaagaagtctggagaggTGGCTGTTCTGAAAAGAGATGACAGATATATATATTATCTGGTAAGAAAGGGATGAGAGTCAGGCATTCATTATAATTGAGCCCCACTTCATTTGCATTAAATGGAAGAGAGGTTTTTCTCTAGATTCTCAACAGACATCTCAGCCTTTTAAATAAAGACACAGATTATGAGGACAGGCCAAGCTAGATTTTTCTTTCCGAACTAAACTCAGTACAGCTTGCTACCAACAAGTAATTGAAGGACATTTGAATAGCACATTTCATTTGTGTATGTTACTGTCTGACAATTGTTCAGTAGCCTTTATGTGCAGTGTTGAGGTGTGCTGGCAGGGTAGTAGGGAGATTCTTGTGCTGCTGCCATCCTGCAGATCAGTGGCTGGATGGCTCAGTCGCAGGAATGTTGATCTGGTAGCCTTcataatttgctttaaaatgtaaaagcatACAAATGGATATACATTTTGATACTTTTTTTGTTAGTTCAGTGAATTAACTGCTAAAATTTACTCTCGAAATCCTGGCTTAtgatttccccaccaccacctctctcTCAAACTATTGGTAATTCCCATTGACCCATATCCTGCTGGTCATGTGAAAACTGGGCCCCTTGTTGTTACACTTGTGCTGAAAAAGCCTCCCCTAGCATGCTGCAATGGGAAGAGTCTGCATTTCCACTCCCTGCCTGAAGTATGGTGTTTATGCTTTAAACAGTTTGTTTGAAACAGGAGCTGCTTGTTTTTTTTCAACTGCTTCCTTGAAAGAATTATTCAAAATATGGGTCTACTGTGTGAGACAGATGTAAGCATAACCCCAGCATTTGGTAATGAGAGAGATTGCAGTTTATCTTTTGACAggaaaattttaaagaaaaaatgtttctccAAACCAGATTATTGCCTTTTAGAAACGCAGTATTTAGTGCCCTGACCTGCTGTGTCATGTGGCACAGAATTGCAACTAAATGTCTAAATGGTAATAGTTGTACATCTTTGTATTGAAATAACTAGTTAAGTCCAGTCACTAAGAGTATACTAAGAGGTAGTTGATTACCAAAATCCAGGCCACAATTTACTAGAGTTAAGGAGAAAATAGCTTGTACCATTGTTGCTAATGCACTGTTGAACTTTTTAATTTGGACACAGATTACGAAGAAGAAAGTCTCCCACAAACCAACATATGAGAATATGCAAAAGAGTTTAGAAGCCATGAAAACTCATTGTTTGAACAACGGGGTTACTGACATTTCCATGCCTAGGTAAGGGAATTGGAGACTAGAAAGTAAACATTTCATTGTCCTTTGGGCGGAATGGATATTTTAGGAAGTGACCATTTACTGTGAAATAAAGGATCAGATGCCCATTCTTAATATTGTTATATTCAGTTTGGGTTGTACAGCTGAAATCTGATCACAAATGTAATGAGTTCTGTGGCCAGCATGTAGGCCTCgttatttccttatttttgacTGCATTAAGTTAATTTCAAATACATGTAGTTAGTGCTGTGTCAAACCGTAACTGCTTGAAATTGCTGAAATATCAAAGTTGCAACATAATGGGGACTGGCTTATCGCACCTTATTCAGCAACATAATTTTGAATGCCTATATATGTCTAGCTAGGACCCAGTCCCATCATTAATTTAAAACAAGCCTGGGACTAAACTAGGATGGAGAGAGAGGGCTTATTTCAGCTTCAATTAGGGTTCAGTTCTCCTGCACATACACTTTACACTAATTTAATAATAGATTGTAAAGGCTGCACGACAATGCGTAGAGATTCCAAGCTCTTTTAAGGGAATCTGGAACTCTGTCCcttttttttacttctgcagtAAGTAGAGACTGCTGGAGAGCACTGTGCTGTTGGGGCAGCATATGCTGTATTTAGGTTCTTTTGGTACATAAAGATATAATGGAGAATGTGAATTTGTAGTATTCTGAACAGAGCATCTATAACTTACTGAAGTGCTGAATCCTATTGAGGAAATGCTTGATAAGTCTACGCCTCCAAACAGATGATCACTGCAAATGTGGTCTTGTGACTTGTTTAGCACCAaatttcctgctttttcacacCGTTCTTGTGAGATCTTTCAAAGGGACCTTAAAATCGTAGTTACATAAACAAGGTTCTAGGCAGTAATTTAC encodes:
- the OARD1 gene encoding ADP-ribose glycohydrolase OARD1 isoform X1, coding for MEVGLFRNGVYSRCGLSFGLNWQRRVTCAGRPVLQKKSWKQPHVTMASPPSRDQADRIRYIKGDLFTCPRTDSLAHCISEDCRMGAGIAVLFKKKFGGIQELLDQQKKSGEVAVLKRDDRYIYYLITKKKVSHKPTYENMQKSLEAMKTHCLNNGVTDISMPRIGCGLDRLEWDKVSALLEEVFEDTDIKITVYAL
- the OARD1 gene encoding ADP-ribose glycohydrolase OARD1 isoform X2 codes for the protein MASPPSRDQADRIRYIKGDLFTCPRTDSLAHCISEDCRMGAGIAVLFKKKFGGIQELLDQQKKSGEVAVLKRDDRYIYYLITKKKVSHKPTYENMQKSLEAMKTHCLNNGVTDISMPRIGCGLDRLEWDKVSALLEEVFEDTDIKITVYAL